A single genomic interval of Orcinus orca chromosome 19, mOrcOrc1.1, whole genome shotgun sequence harbors:
- the BIRC5 gene encoding baculoviral IAP repeat-containing protein 5, translating into MSTPSLPPAWQLYLKDHRVSTFKNWPFLEGCACTPERMAAAGFIHCPTENEPDLAQCFFCFKELEGWEPDDDPIEEHKKHSSGCAFLSVKKQFEELTLSEFLKLDKERAKNKIAKETNNKQKEFEETAKKVRCAIEQLAASE; encoded by the exons ATGAGTACCCCGTCGTTGCCCCCGGCCTGGCAGCTCTACCTCAAGGACCATCGTGTCTCCACATTTAAGAACTGGCCCTTCTTGGAGGGCTGCGCCTGCACCCCGGAGCGA ATGGCCGCGGCCGGCTTCATCCACTGTCCAACTGAGAACGAGCCCGACTTGGCTCAGTGTTTCTTCTGCTTCAAGGAGTTGGAAGGCTGGGAGCCAGATGACGACCCTAT AGAAGAACATAAAAAGCATTCATCTGGTTGTGCTTTCCTTTCTGTCAAGAAGCAGTTTGAAGAATTAACCCTCAGCGAATTtttaaaactggataaagaaagagCCAAGAACAAAATT gcaaaggaaaccaacaataaacagaaagaatttgaagaaactGCAAAGAAAGTCCGCTGTGCCATTGAGCAGCTAGCTGCCTCGGAGTGA